The Phycisphaerae bacterium region CTTCGTTTTTTCCTGTCGGAGCGGCGGTTTGTCCTGATGTGATAAAGACGCATGAGCAGATTCTAAAGAAACATTTCAATTCTGTTACCGCTGAAAATCATATGAAATTTACCGAGATTCACCCTGAAGAAGGAAAATGGCAATTCGAAAAAGCCGATGCAATCGTGAATTTTGCCATTGCGAATAAGATGAAAGTTCGGGGTCATACGCTTCTATGGCATAATCAGGTTCCTGACTGGGTCTTTCTTGATAAAAAAGGAGACGCCGTCAGCAGGGATGTATTACTTGCCAGGCTGAAAGAACATATCACAGGTATGATGCAGCGATACAAGAAAGAGGTATATTGCTGGGACGTTGTCAACGAGGCGATAGAAGATAAAGGTGCTCAGCAGTTGCGCCAAACCAGATGGCTTGACATTATTGGTCATGATTATATTGTCAAAGCATTCGAGTTCGCACGGCAGGCAAATCCTGATGCGCTGCTTTTCTATAATGAATACAATACTACTTTTACAGAGAAGCGAAAAAAAATATACAATCTGGTCAGGCAGCTTGTAGACAACGGAAAACTTGTTGATGGTATTGGAATGCAGGGACATTGGAACATATACGAACCGTCGTTCGACAGAATCAGAGACACGATAGATTTCTATGCGTCTTTAGGATTAAAAATACAGATTACCGAGATGGATTTATCGATGTTTCTTTTCAATGACGCCACTGGAAAATATAAAGAGCCGACCGACGAAATGAACTGGCTCCAGCAGGAACGTTTCGAAGGTATCTTCCAGATTTTCAGAGAGTATCGTGATGTTATTACCAGCGTAACATTTTGGGGTGTTGCGGATGACCATACCTGGCTTGACAATTTTCCGGTTAAGAACAGGAAAGACTGGCCGCTGCTTTTCGATGTAAATCATAAACCCAAAAAAGCTTTTGCGGGCGTTGTTAATTTCGAATAGTTATTTA contains the following coding sequences:
- a CDS encoding endo-1,4-beta-xylanase; amino-acid sequence: MDILNKSLCQAYSSFFPVGAAVCPDVIKTHEQILKKHFNSVTAENHMKFTEIHPEEGKWQFEKADAIVNFAIANKMKVRGHTLLWHNQVPDWVFLDKKGDAVSRDVLLARLKEHITGMMQRYKKEVYCWDVVNEAIEDKGAQQLRQTRWLDIIGHDYIVKAFEFARQANPDALLFYNEYNTTFTEKRKKIYNLVRQLVDNGKLVDGIGMQGHWNIYEPSFDRIRDTIDFYASLGLKIQITEMDLSMFLFNDATGKYKEPTDEMNWLQQERFEGIFQIFREYRDVITSVTFWGVADDHTWLDNFPVKNRKDWPLLFDVNHKPKKAFAGVVNFE